The Camelina sativa cultivar DH55 chromosome 16, Cs, whole genome shotgun sequence sequence TTATGGTTGACAAAGTCTATTCATAGGAAGAGGTTGAATCATATTTCGTAAAATTGAGAATTTTCTACAATTATGATTTCGNNNNNNNNNNNNNNNNNNNNNNNNNNNNNNNNNNNNNNNNNNNNNNNNNNNNNNNNNNNNNNNNNNNNNNNNNNNNNNNNNNNNNNNNNNNNNNNNNNNNNNNNNNNNNNNNNNNNNNNNNNNNNNNNNNNNNNNNNNNNNNNNNNNNNNNNNNNNNNNNNNNNNNNNNNNNNNNNNNNNNNNNNNNNNNNNNNNNNNNNNNNNNNNNNNNNNNNNNNNNNNNNNNNNNNNNNNNNNNNNNNNNNNNNNNNNNNNNNNNNNNNNNNNNNNNNNNNNNNNNNNNNNNNNNNNNNNNNNNNNNNNNNNNNNNNNNNNNNNNNNNNNNNNNNNNNNNNNNNNNNNNNNNNNNNNNNNNNNNNNNNNNNNNNNNNNNNNNNNNNNNNNNNNNNNNNNNNNNNNNNNNNNNNNNNNNNNNNNNNNNNNNNNNNNNNNNNNNNNNNNNNNNNNNNNNNNNNNNNNNNNNNNNNNNNNNNNNNNNNNNNNNNNNNNNNNNNNNNNNNNNNNNNNNNNNNNNNNNNNNNNNNNNNNNNNNNNNNNNNNNNNNNNNNNNNNNNNNNNNNNNNNNNNNNNNNNNNNNNNNNNNNNNNNNNNNNNNNNNNNNNNNNNNNNNNNNNNNNNNNNNNNNNNNNNNNNNNNNNNNNNNNNNNNNNNNNNNNNNNNNNNNNNNNNNNNNNNNNNNNNNNNNNNNNNNNNNNNNNNNNNNNNNNNNNNNNNNNNNNNNNNNNNNNNNNNNNNNNNNNNNNNNNNNNNNNNNNNNNNNNNNNNNNNNNNNNNNNNNNNNNNNNNNNNNNNNNNNNNNNNNNNNNNNNNNNNNNNNNNNNNNNNNNNNNNNNNNNNNNNNNNNNNNNNNNNNNNNNNNNNNNNNNNNNNNNNNNNNNNNNNNNNNNNNNNNNNNNNNNNNNNNNNNNNNNNNNNNNNNNNNNNNNNNNNNNNNNNNNNNNNNNNNNNNNNNNNNNNNNNNNNNNNNNNNNNNNNNNNNNNNNNNNNNNNNNNNNNNNNNNNNNNNNNNNNNNNNNNNNNNNNNNNNNNNNNNNNNNNNNNNNNNNNNNNNNNNNNNNNNNNNNNNNNNNNNNNNNNNNNNNNNNNNNNNNNNNNNNNNNNNNNNNNNNNNNNNNNNNNNNNNNNNNNNNNNNNNNNNNNNNNNNNNNNNNNNNNNNNNNNNNNNNNNNNNNNNNNNNNNNNNNNNNNNNNNNNNNNNNNNNNNNNNNNNNNNNNNNNNNNNNNNNNNNNNNNNNNNNNNNNNNNNNNNATTGAAGACAAGAATTTGCTCAAGGAAGTGGAGACTGGGATTGGAGCTGGGAAGAAGCTATCTAGTGATTCCTTTGATGTCTTTAATAATTTGAATACTATTTTCAAGACTTTTGGTATTAAGGTGAAGCTTAACGAGAACGACACTTCGCCCCGACCACCACCGTTGTCTGATTATTATTACTGATTTAAGGGATTCGatgtaataattaattataaccTAGAGCGATCGCGAATGGGAGTCATAGATGGCTGGTTCTGTCAcgtatgatttattttatgcgtTATTTGTGATGTATGTTTTATAGGTTTATTACATGTACGGACGGATTTGGTGATGATTGGAAAGGATATATTATATTAACGAAttgtgcatttttttttgtctatattatattatttattcgACATAGTAACTAAAATATcttcaattttataaataatgacATAACGTCgtccacaaacaaaaaaagtatctaAATAGTTTGTCTTCAAATCGGTTAAAAGGTTGTAGTAACTGAGAATGTCATTCGATGCTGGCATGCACAACATCATCATAGCTCATTAGAAGAAAAACGTTTCCATTACGCAATCACCTGTTGTCCATCGACTACACCTTTCAGCCTGATCTTAGGCCCTGACTCACCCTCCGTGGACGAACCTTGCGGAGGAACCCAAGGGTTTACGGATGTCCATCGTGTATTAAAGTGGTTTACCGTTGTTAACGATTAACCGGCTGTTAAATAACCACCGTATATATATCTGGTAACTATAAAAGGGCTAACTGTATTATTAACATCTATatcgttttatatatatacacattaatttgCCTCCATGTACATTACGAGCTAGGAAGAGAATCACGACAAAGTCATTTACAAATGTGTTCTCGCTTGCTCCTTCTATTAATTATAGATTGGATCTGATTGGTAACTCATTAACAAAATGCAAGTATAGTGACAGTTAACCACATACAATAGCTCTTATTATGGTTGACAAAGTCTATTCATAGGAAGAGGTTGAATCATATTTCGTAAAATTGAGAATTTTCTACAATTATGATTTCGATTTTCACTTCATCACTTGTACAACTCTCATTTCGAatctttaagaaaatttaagtCAAAACCCCCACAATCCTTTCGTTGTAAGAAGTAAGGACTAAAGAAAAGTATACAACTTGTGGTCACCAAAATAATATACCATTCATGCGTTGATATATACCGTCATAGactatatatcaatatatcatagTCTTTTACTAGCAGTATAATAGTGTCCAtttagtttaaaactttaaaggaTGAGAGCAAACTATCGACAAGAAGTTTTCGGAAATTTTAGTTTCGGATAGATCACTAAACTTAGGAATGAGTAGTCCAAAAATAAATTCACAAGATTAAAATTAGAGGATGTAAATAAACAAGTTACTGCCACACAGTTATTAATTTTCCTTCTTGAATTATTTATAGTAAATGAACTCTTGATCAGGACACAATCAAATCATCTTGTGGTCACCAATTTTCAATCTCATAGCCAATATTTTACCAGAAAATTTTCAGCCATTCAAGACCTTAAATCTCTCCCTCCATGCAAACCCCGGCCCTCTAATTTTAGAAACTACAAATCCTATAAGAATGTCTCCACAATGCACAACAATTTCCACCAGCCTCATTAATAAACCACCGGGATCTGTTTTAGTAACAAAACAATCTCCTCCCTCTCCTAGTTACCTCCTTAATAAAACCGGagggagagaaacaaaaaattacaaaaaaaaaggaaaaaaaatcaaaacaaaaaaagggagaaatatataaaaaccaaaaaaaaatattgaaaaatggCGGTTGGAAAAGTTGTGGTCTCTGTGGCATCCATCCTTCTGGTGGTGGGTGTTGCCATAGGAGTTGTCACGTTTNNNNNNNNNNNNNNNNNNNNNNNNNNNNNNNNNNNNNNNNNNNNNNNNNNNNNNNNNNNNNNNNNNNNNNNNNNNNNNNNNNNNNNNNNNNNNNNNNNNNNNNNNNNNNNNNNNNNNNNNNNNNNNNNNNNNNNNNNNNNNNNNNNNNNNNNNNNNNNNNNNNNNNNNNNNNNNNNNNNNNNNNNNNNNNNNNNNNNNNNNNNNNNNNNNNNNNNNNNNNNNNNNNNNNNNNNNNNNNNNNNNNNNNNNNNNNNNNNNNNNNNNNNNNNNNNNNNNNNNNNNNNNNNNNNNNNNNNNNNNNNNNNNNNNNNNNNNNNNNNNNNNNNNNNNNNNNNNNNNNNNNNNNNNNNNNNNNNNNNNNNNNNNNNNNNNNNNNNNNNNNNNNNNNNNNNNNNNNNNNNNNNNNNNNNNNNNNNNNNNNNNNNNNNNNNNNNNNNNNNNNNNNNNNNNNNNNNNNNNNNNNNNNNNNNNNNNNNNNNNNNNNNNNNNNNNNNNNNNNNNNNNNNNNNNNNNNNNNNNNNNNNNNNNNNNNNNNNNNNNNNNNNNNNNNNNNNNNNNNNNNNNNNNNNNNNNNNNNNNNNNNNNNNNNNNNNNNNNNNNNNNNNNNNNNNNNNNNNNNNNNNNNNNNNNNNNNNNNNNNNNNNNNNNNNNNNNNNNNNNNNNNNNNNNNNNNNNNNNNNNNNNNNNNNNNNNNNNNNNNNNNNNNNNNNNNNNNNNNNNNNNNNNNNNNNNNNNNNNNNNNNNNNNNNNNNNNNNNNNNNNNNNNNNNNNNNNNNNNNNNNNNNNNNNNNNNNNNNNNNNNNNNNNNNNNNNNNNNNNNNNNNNNNNNNNNNNNNNNNNNNNNNNNNNNNNNNNNNNNNNNNNNNNNNNNNNNNNNNNNNNNNNNNNNNNNNNNNNNNNNNNNNNNNNNNNNNNNNNNNNNNNNNNNNNNNNNNNNNNNNNNNNNNNNNNNNNNNNNNNNNNNNNNNNNNNNNNNNNNNNNNNNNNNNNNNNNNNNNNNNNNNNNNNNNNNNNNNNNNNNNNNNNNNNNNNNNNNNNNNNNNNNNNNNNNNNNNNNNNNNNNNNNNNNNNNNNNNNNNNNNNNNNNNNNNNNNNNNNNNNNNNNNNNNNNNNNNNNNNNNNNNNNNNNNNNNNNNNNNNNNNNNNNNNNNNNNNNNNNNNNNNNNNNNNNNNNNNNNNNNNNNNNNNNNNNNNNNNNNNNNNNNNNNNNNNNNNNNNNNNNNNNNNNNNNNNNNNNNNNNNNNNNNNNNNNNNNNNNNNNNNNNNNNNNNNNNNNNNNNNNNNNNNNNNNNNNNNNNNNNNNNNNNNNNNNNNNNNNNNNNNNNNNNNNNNNNNNNNNNNNNNNNNNNNNNNNNNNNNNNNNNNNNNNNNNNNNNNNNNNNNNNNNNNNNNNNNNNNNNNNNNNNNNNNNNNNNNNNNNNNNNNNNNNNNNNNNNNNNNNNNNNNNNNNNNNNNNNNNNNNNNNNNNNNNNNNNNNNNNNNNNNNNNNNNNNNNNNNNNNNNNNNNNNNNNNNNNNNNNNNNNNNNNNNNNNNNNNNNNNNNNNNNNNNNNNNNNNNNNNNNNNNNNNNNNNNNNNNNNNNNNNNNNNNNNNNNNNNNNNNNNNNNNNNNNNNNNNNNNNNNNNNNNNNNNNNNNNNNNNNNNNNNNNNNNNNNNNNNNNNNNNNNNNNNNNNNNNNNNNNNNNNNNNNNNNNNNNNNNNNNNNNNNNNNNNNNNNNNNNNNNNNNNNNNNNNNNNNNNNNNNNNNNNNNNNNNNNNNNNNNNNNNNNNNNNNNNNNNNNNNNNNNNNNNNNNNNNNNNNNNNNNNNNNNNNNNNNNNNNNNNNNNNNNNNNNNNNNNNNNNNNNNNNNNNNNNNNNNNNNNNNNNNNNNNNNNNNNNNNNNNNNNNNNNNNNNNNNNNNNNNNNNNNNNNNNNNNNNNNNNNNNNNNNNNNNNNNNNNNNNNNNNNNNNNCGCGGTGCTCCAGCCGGCGGTGCAGCTGGTGATGATGGTATCGGTGaaggcggtggtggtggcggtaaGATCAAGGCAACTCACGTAGTGGCCCAGGATGGAAGTGGACAGTTCAAGACCATTTCTGAGGCGGTTAATGCTTGCCCTGACAAAAACCCTGGAAGGTGCATTATCCATATCAAGGCTGGTACCTACAATGAAATGGTCAGGATccctaagaagaagaacaacattTTCATGTTCGGTGATGGTGCTACAAAAACCATCATTACCAACAACAAAAGTGTTAAGCTTAACCCAGGAATGACTACTTCACTCAGTGCCACCGTTCGTAAGTCCCCAAacccttatttttttatttgcatgGTTACATTGAGCCATTTTTACGTACTAACATTTTAATATGTACAACATGCAGAGGTTGAATCTGAGGGATTCATGGCAAAATGGATCGGGTTTAAGAACACAGCCGGTCCATTGGGACACCAAGCGGTCGCACTCCGTGTGAATGGAGACCGTGCGGTCATATTCAACTGTAGATTTGACGCTTACCAAGACACACTCTACGTCAACAACGGACGTCAGTTCTACAGGAACATTGTTGTGTCCGGTACAGTGGATTTCATCTTCGGAAAATCCGCAACTGTGATCCAAAACTCTCTAATCCTCGTCCGAAAGGGAACGCCCGGACAATCCAACTACGTTACAGCCGACGGTAATGAAAAGGGTGCAGCGGTTAAGATCGGTATCGTTCTCCACAACTGCCGTATCATGCCCGACAAGGAGCTCGAAGCTGAGAAGCTAACCATCAAGTCTTACCTAGGACGGCCCTGGAAGAAATTTGCCACGACTGTGATTATTGGAACTGAGATGGGTGATTTGATCCAACCAGTAGGATGGACCGAATGGAAAGGAGAGCAAAACCACTTGACTGCTAAATACATTGAGTTCAACAACCGTGGACCGGGAGCTAACCCTAGTCAGAGGCTTGAATGGATTAAGATCGCTAAGAATGCGGCTGAGGTTGAAGCCTACACCGTGGCTAACTGGGTTGGTCCTGCTAATTGGATCCAAGAAGCCAACGTGCCCGTCCAGCTAGGattgtaagaaaacaaaaaacggcaaaaaaaataagtaaagaaTAAAACAGTATGTGATAATGTAAAGGTAACGATACGACATCGTCTACGGGGATCAAGGCTCTTTTTGTGCTACTGTATATATAAGATAGGGTTCTAGACATAAACACTTTTTTTAAAGAGACCAATAGTTATAGGATGAGATAAGCTCACAATTATAGAtgttataaaaactatatataaaaaatcagttcgccctagttttattttctctctcgcACAAAGTCCGAGAGAGTCATTGAAGTTCATCACCGCTAATAGCTCCGTCATTGCTCTTCCATCGTTTGTCTCCCCCTTTTAGGCATAGTCCTTTTGACATGAAGACAACGCCTAGATGAGTTACCTCCGCCGTATATGTTTCCGGCGAGAATCTTTTCAANGCCCTACACCGTGGCTAACTGGATTGGTCCTGCTAATTGGATCCAAGAAGCCAACGTGCCCGTCCAGCTAGGattgtaagaaaacaaaaacgggaaaaaaagaagtaaagaatAAAACAGTATGTGATAATGTAAAGGTAACGATACGACATTGTCTACGGGGTTCAAGGCTCTTTTTGTGCTACTATATACATAAGATAAGGTTCTAGACGTGTTGACATGAAGTTTGTATAAGATTCCTTTTGTTTCAcctgcaaaagagaaacaacaaagtttgtttcatttaaattatttttttggttctaaatcacaaattttctttataccaatttgatgtattttttctatatatatgtacttgtcattcattctaaaaaaaattgatacaaaaaaaaaatatagataaccaGAATCATTTgcacaaattttctatttttacacttttatgattttttataactaCAAAAATTAGACAAACCAAAGATTATTCCAAATTATATGTAAACATGTACTGGTTTTGACAAATGTTCATctgagaaaaaatattataaacattttgCATTGCTATTGTTTGTCTAGATAGATTTGCTAATTGtggcaaatattattttaatactatgAGAAGGGTATGTTAACGAAAGCGAGCCTCCATACCGTAGCAAACTCTTAAGCCATTAGCAATTTCCGGTTTGATCAAGTCAACCATGTGAACCAATCCCATCTGTCGTGTTGGTTAGACCTGTCCTTAGTCGATAATATTCCGGTTGTTTATACATGGACTAGAGTCATACTACAAGAGGCATTGGCTAAAAGCACTTGTCTCTTACTATCCCTTCTCCGGTAGctcgaaattagggttttaatcAGGTGGATTATTGGTGGGGTGTTCCATAACACGTTCCTACGTTTCCTTTGCTGAAGAAAGGTgtacttttgaattttgttgacGTAGAGTTCTTGATAATGATATAGAAGAACTAAAACCAGATCAGTTAGTTTGATATAATTCCGGTTCAGTTTGTtgaattaaattcaaaattctcttattttgttttcgtttcCCTGTTTCAGACAATATCTAGCATTGGTTGGAGAGAGCGGAAGCGGGAAATCAACTGTGACTGCGTTGTTGGAGAGATTTTACGACCCTGATTCTGGTCAGATAACTCTTGATGGAGTTGAGATCAAGACATTGCAGCTGGTATGGTTAAGACAGCAAACCGGGATGGTGAGCCAAGAACCGGTTTTGTTCAATGAAACGATCAGAGCAAACATTGCTTTATGGTAAAGGAGGAGATGCTACTGAAACCGAAATCGTATCTGCAGCTGAGCTATCAAAACGATCATGGCTTCATCAGTGGCCTACAACAGGTAACTTTAACCGCACCGAACCAAAATTCCAAAGACGAAAAGCTTAAACTAAGCGGAACTTGATGAAGTCAGAGCGTGGATGCATTGGACCGGGTTATCAAAATTACAACTGTATTTATTTTGCATGAGATTCAATCGTAATATCTATTTTTTCTAATACTATATATGTGGTAAAcaaataaatgatattttttaagtatataatcattaatatttttagaaactgATCTACTCAAAAGCTTtattaacaaagaaataaaaaaaatgggacagattttttaattagagGAGGAGAAGTGTATTAGAATAATGATGGGTTcgaaaatgaataaattgtGTTGGAATGCGTTGGAAGATTCTTAATAACAGAGAGAGTAATactataataagattttttgcTAATCATTGATAATAATAGTAAAgcgtttatttaatttataaaaaataaaggagaatTTTTATGGTACGGTGTCTACTACTACTACGGTGTGATCTTGAGCTCTGTTAAGCTGTTTGTGGGACATACCGTACTACCGTAGACTGCATCTCTTtgatcaaataatattatattttaatctgaCGGTcaacatataataattattttattttttgtcaacatataatTACAAAGAGTATACTTACTTAAATGTATTATTCAAGTCAGAAagggaagaaaataaaaactctaATTTCACTGTAATAAAATACTACTGTTAGTGTTAAGgctaatttttagtttttgtaaaacGCGAAGATTTCAGATAGTAAGAGCAAACCCATTGCACATTCTCAAATTAGCGTCtataacttttaataatattaaaaatagtattaatctaaatttatgatcttcatctttttgtttttagttttgacCCTCCCATTAGTCATCCCTAAATATGAGTGTCTTGATTCCAAACTCCAATTATGTATTCACAGTGTTTTAGAGACTGTGACACTACATACTGAAGAATCTTATAAACCTgcccaaaaccaaaatcttgtttagttataaagatacaaaaatcaTCACACAATGAAAACAGagttaataataacaaatttttcTACCTGTTGCAGTCTTACTATAGACAAAGTTGAATCATGAGGAAACAGCAAATGAGTATTGACAATCA is a genomic window containing:
- the LOC104753184 gene encoding probable pectinesterase/pectinesterase inhibitor VGDH2, yielding RGAPAGGAAGDDGIGEGGGGGGKIKATHVVAQDGSGQFKTISEAVNACPDKNPGRCIIHIKAGTYNEMVRIPKKKNNIFMFGDGATKTIITNNKSVKLNPGMTTSLSATVQVESEGFMAKWIGFKNTAGPLGHQAVALRVNGDRAVIFNCRFDAYQDTLYVNNGRQFYRNIVVSGTVDFIFGKSATVIQNSLILVRKGTPGQSNYVTADGNEKGAAVKIGIVLHNCRIMPDKELEAEKLTIKSYLGRPWKKFATTVIIGTEMGDLIQPVGWTEWKGEQNHLTAKYIEFNNRGPGANPSQRLEWIKIAKNAAEVEPYTVANWIGPANWIQEANVPVQLGL